The sequence below is a genomic window from bacterium.
CCGGGACCAGCAGATTTTTCAGCCGCACGTTGGCAAAAGTGCCGCGCACCATCACCCGGTCATTGCCCCTGCGTGCGCCGTACGAGTTGAACTCTTGCTGCGGCACGCCTAAAGAGAGCAGATAGCGGCCGGCCGGTCCGTCTTTGGCGATGGAGCCCGCCGGTGAGATGTGATCGGTAGTGACCGAATCGCCGAACAAGGCCAGAACCCGGCTGTTGAGAATGGGCTGCAGGCCGGCGGTCGTTTGATTGAGAAAAAAGGGTGGTTCTTGAATATAGGTGGAATTCGACCGCCAGTGATAAAGATCGCCGTCCTGCCCGACCACCGCCTGCCATTCAGGAACCAAGGCGTTCAGATCCTGGTAAACGGTTTCATAGTGAAAAGAGCGATCCGCCTCGCTGATCATCGCTCGCATCTCCTGCTCGGTCGGCCAGAGCTCCTGCAGAGTCACCGGACGGCCGTCGCGATCCCGGCCCAACGGCTCGCGGGTCAGATCGATATCCACCCTGCCGGCCAGAGCAAAGGCGATCACCAGGGGCGGTGATGCAAGAAAGTTGGCCCGGGTATGAGGATTGATCCGTCCTTCAAAATTGCGATTGCCGCTGAGCACCGCCGCAGCCACCAACTCCGACGAGGTGATGGCTGAACTGATCTCCTGCGCCAAAGGTCCGCTGTTGCCGATACAGGTGGTGCAGCCATAGCCCACCACATGAAATCCGAGTTGTTCGAGAAAAGGAAGCAGACCGGTTGATTGCAGATACGAGGTGACTACGCGGGAGCCGGGCGCCAGGCTGGTCTTGACATGGGAAGGAACAGACAGTCCTCTCTCGATCGCTTTTTTCGCCAGCAATCCCGCTGCCAGCATGACAGAGGCATTGCTGGTGTTGGTGCAGCTGGTGATGGCAGCGATGACTATGCTGCCATGGCGTAGTTCACAGGATCCTTGTGACGTCTGGATATGCACGCGGCGGTCCAGTTTGTCCGCCGCCAGGTTAAATCCGCGTTGATCCAGCGGCGCGGACAGGGACTGAACAAAGGCTTTGCCGGTGTCCGCCAGAGGGATTCGGTCCTGAGGCCGTTTGGGTCCAGCCAGACAGGGCTCGATTCGGTTCAGATCCAGGTCCAGGGTTTCCGTGAACAGGACCTCCTGCTGGTCATTGGTGCGAAACAATCCTTGATGTTTGCAGTAACGTTCCACCAGATCGACTTGAGCGGCGGGCCGGCCGGTGCGGCGAAGATAATCAATGCTCTCCTGATCCATGGGGAAAAAGCTCATAGTGGCGCCGTATTCAGGCGCCATGTTGGCGATGGTGGCCCGATCCGGCAGGCTGACTGCGTTCAGGCCGGGGCCGAAAAATTCCACGAACTGATTGACCACCCCTTTTTTGCGCAGTATGTGGGTGACTGTCAATGCGATATCCGTTGCTGTGGCGCCGGCCGGCAGGCTGCCGGAAACGCGTACGCCCACCACTTTGGGCAGCAGCATGTAGATCGGTTGCCCCAGCATCACGGCTTCGGCTTCAATGCCGCCGACGCCCCAGCCGACAATGCCGAGTCCATTAATCATGGTGGTGTGTGAATCCGTGCCGACCACGCTGTCCGGATAGGCGACCGGGCGTCCGTCTTTTTCGCCGCGGCAGACGCCGCGGGCGAGAAATTCCAGGTTCACCTGGTGAATAATGCCCATGCCAGGCGGGATAATTTGCACGGTTTTAAAAGCCTGTTGTCCCCATTTGAGGAATTCATAACGTTCACGATTGCGGTCAAACTCGAGTCTCATGTTGGCGGCCAGCGCTTCACGGCCGGCGTGATGATCCACCTGGATCGAATGATCCACGATCAGATCCGCTGGAATGAGCGGCTCGATCTTCTTAGGGTCGTGGCCCAGGCGCTGCAACGCGGAACGCATGGCGGCCAGATCCACCAGCGCGGGCACACCGGTGAAATCCTGCAGAATAACACGCGCGGGCATGAATGGAATCTCCACCGCTTGGGGTTCAGCGGCGGACCAAT
It includes:
- the acnA gene encoding aconitate hydratase AcnA → KRDIMQTVAPAGPMYQAGTLSGNPLAMAAGLATLRVLLESLLRNSDSTAATDQDVVHLANWSAAEPQAVEIPFMPARVILQDFTGVPALVDLAAMRSALQRLGHDPKKIEPLIPADLIVDHSIQVDHHAGREALAANMRLEFDRNRERYEFLKWGQQAFKTVQIIPPGMGIIHQVNLEFLARGVCRGEKDGRPVAYPDSVVGTDSHTTMINGLGIVGWGVGGIEAEAVMLGQPIYMLLPKVVGVRVSGSLPAGATATDIALTVTHILRKKGVVNQFVEFFGPGLNAVSLPDRATIANMAPEYGATMSFFPMDQESIDYLRRTGRPAAQVDLVERYCKHQGLFRTNDQQEVLFTETLDLDLNRIEPCLAGPKRPQDRIPLADTGKAFVQSLSAPLDQRGFNLAADKLDRRVHIQTSQGSCELRHGSIVIAAITSCTNTSNASVMLAAGLLAKKAIERGLSVPSHVKTSLAPGSRVVTSYLQSTGLLPFLEQLGFHVVGYGCTTCIGNSGPLAQEISSAITSSELVAAAVLSGNRNFEGRINPHTRANFLASPPLVIAFALAGRVDIDLTREPLGRDRDGRPVTLQELWPTEQEMRAMISEADRSFHYETVYQDLNALVPEWQAVVGQDGDLYHWRSNSTYIQEPPFFLNQTTAGLQPILNSRVLALFGDSVTTDHISPAGSIAKDGPAGRYLLSLGVPQQEFNSYGARRGNDRVMVRGTFANVRLKNLLVPGVEGGVTLHLPDGERMWIYDAALRYRQEEIPLIILAGKEYGTGSSRDWAAKGTRLLGVRAVIAESFERIHRSNLVHMGVLPLQFRPGECIQTL